The DNA segment GCTTCACCGCGTCCCACACCATTGCGGTGAACGTCGGCGCCCATGGCGGAGGGGACCAAGCCTCTAAAGACATGGAAGCAGCCAACCTCATCTGCAACAAGAACATGCTCCCCGGCGACGAATCGTCGATACGCCCCAGCGGTATCCGCCTCGGAACCCAGGAGCTGACCCGGGTGGGCATGAAGGAGGGCGAGATGAAGGAGGTCGCCAAGCTCATCCACCGCGTCGTGGTGAAGAAGGAAAATCCCCAGGTTGTAAAGCAGGACGTCAAGGCGCTGAAGAAGAACTTCACCAAGATCCGCTATTGCCTGAGCGAAGGAGAAGAGGCGTACAAGTTCCACGAGCTGGTCTGAGCTCGCTGAATATCCTTTCCAAACCTTTTACCCACTTTTATTTTCCAGAGCTTTTCTAGCCCTATCGACCATCTCGCAGGCCATGCACCGTTCATTGCATGTGGGCTCCCCGCATCGGCAAAGTCCTAGAGCGGAAGCTGGGAACCGGTCCTTCAGCATCGGACGGATGGCGTCATAGCTGGCCACGATCGAGAACTTGGTTCCTGGATGTTTATGCTCCATCTCATCGATCATTGCCCGGTAGTCGTTCCGGAGCGCTCCCCCCGCATAGGGACATTCGTCCTCCGAGAACTCGATGCCGTTGATCAGGGCATAGAGGTAGGATTCTTTCTCGGGGATCAGCCGCAGCGGTTCGATGCGCGGAACCAGGCCGGGTTGGACCCTCAGATGGGGGCCGAGCCGGGCAAGCCTCTCGACGTCGCCGCGCATGAAGTTCATCAGCACGCTCTGCGCGGTATCGTCCAGGTTATGACCGGTGGCGACGATGTCCGCCCCCAGCTCCTTGGCCGCCTTGTTCATGCAACGGCGGCGGAACACCCCGCAGTAGGAACAGGGGGATTGGTCCTGAGATATCGGGGCAAGTTCGTCCATGGTCGTCCCGACCTCATCCTGGAATCTTATCATGTGGTGCTCGATCCCCAGCCTATCCGTCAACTCGATGACCTTTCTTATGGTGGCCGGACGGTAGCTGACTATGCCCTCATCCACCGTGAAGGCGCTCAGCCTGATATCCCGCCGATCTCCCAGAATCTTGGCCATGGTGTGCAGCGTTACCGAACTGTCCTTTCCTCCAGAGATGGCGACCGCGATATGCTTACCTCGACCTATCTCCAGCTGCGATCTGATCTCTTTCTTGATCCGCCTATCCACATATTCCGTGAAGTGCAGGGGGCATAGGCTGTTCCCATTGTACCGTATGTATGTCACCGCCTCAGCGGAACATTTCGAGCAGCGAACCACGAACGCTCAGAGGCGGTCCGGTTAATAATCTTGTTCGTGGATTCCTTCTTCAATTGCGTCATTGGGTTATTCTTGGTCAGAGGGCCGAGGCATGCTAAGGGCCACTTGCGCCGACCCTACCCAAAGTATTTTCATGGCCGCTGTCATTAGCAGGAATCGGTTGCCATGAACGAGATATGGATCGAGAAGTACCGCCCCAAGACGCTGGATGACATCGTCGGGCAGAGCCAGATCGTGGAAAGGCTGCGCTCTTACGCTCGGTCCGGGAACCTGCCCCATCTCATGTTCGCCGGTCCCGCCGGCACTGGCAAGACCACATCCGCGCTGGCTTTGGCCCGAGAGCTCTTCAAGGATAGCTGGAGGGATAATTTCGTGGAGCTCAACGCATCCGACGAGAGGGGAATAGACGTTGTCCGGGGCAAGATAAAGGATTTCGCGCGGACCGCGGCCATCGGCGGCTCTTCGTTCAAGATCATCTTCCTGGACGAGGCGGATGCGCTCACGTCAGACGCGCAGGCGGCGTTGAGAAGGACGATGGAGAAGTACTCGGCCAACTGCCGTTTCGTTCTATCGTGCAACTATTCATCGAAGATCATCGAGCCGATCCAGTCCCGTTGCGCCGTCTTCCGGTTCAAGCCGCTCAAGGCGGAGGACGTCAAAGAGCAGCTCAGGCACATCGCCAAGGCAGAGAACGTCCCCATCACCGAGGAGGCGCTGGACGCCGTGGTCCACGTGGGCGAGGGGGACATGAGGAAGTCCATCAACGCATTGCAGGTGGCAGCGGCGATCGGCACCGAGGTCACCCTCGAGGTCGTCTACCAGACCACCGGGAATGCCCGGCCGGACGAGGTCCTGGCCATGATCGAGACCGCGCTTTCTGGCGATTTCGTCGGTGCCAGGAACAAGCTGGATGAGATATTGCTCACCTACGGGCTGAGCGGCGAGGACATCATCAAGCAGATCCACCGCTCGTTCTTCGACCTCAGCATACCGGACTATGACAAGGTGATGCTCATAGACAAGACCGGAGAGATAGAGTTCCGCATCGTCGAGGGTTCCAACGAACGGATCCAGCTGGAATCCCTCTTGGCGCACCTGGTCGTGGCGGGGGATAAATTGCGGGGCGAACGCTAGGAAAGGTTCCGGCGTTGCCAACGTTTTTATATTCCTTCTATGTTTCAAGGCGGAGAGGACTCATATGGCACGATTCAAGGAAGCTGATGCTAGGCTTCTTAACAAGATGGTCTGCATGAACTGCTACGCGAGGAACGCCCCCCGGGCCACCCGGTGCAGGAAATGCGGATACGATCACCTTCGCCTCAAGGCCAAGGAATCGAGAAAGGCGTAAACGCCTTTCGTCAACCGTTTTTCCATTTTCGAATTTTTACGGTCGGTCAGATGCCCGGCCGCAAGCTTATCCTTATGGTTTATCCGTGTCGATTATTCAGAGGATAAGTTTTTAGCGTTCAATTCAATCTCATTGGATTGCATGATACTTGCAGTGGTGATGCTGTGAAGAAGGTCCTGATAGTCGATGACAATCCGGCAATTCAGGAAATAGTCTCGGAGCTGGTTTCTTCGGCCGGCTACATCCCGATCACAGCCACTGGAGGCAAGGACTGCCTTGATAAGGTGGCGTCAGAGCAACCCGACCTGGTCCTGTTGGACATCAACATGCCGGACATGGACGGATGGACCGTACTTAGAAAGCTGAAGGAGGTGGGTGCGACCGATAAGCTAAAGGTGATGATGCTGACCGCCACCACCGAGATCGGAACGGACATTTTCGGATTGCAGGATGTGGTGTCAGGCTACATTCGCAAACCCTTCAACAACCTGGAGCTCATCGAACGGCTGAAAGCGGTGCTGGAGACCCCGTCTCAGATCGTCATCGAGCCTGAGGTGAAGAAGCAGAGCGGCCTGTACAAGATGTTCTCAAAGATCATCCCGACGCGCACGCCGCCGGCCGGTATGGAGAAGGCCAAGCGCTCGGCCAAACAATACGAGCTCAGGAAAGGATTCGGGTACGTGGTCAAGGAATCCAAACCTGAGAAATCCTTCGAGATATTCGTCGATCAGGTCACCCATAACATCCAAGGTCTCTGCGTGACCCGGCAGCATCCGACCACCATCAGGACCACTTGGAAGATAGAAAAGACCCCCATCATCTGGCTGTCGAACCAGCTGGGCAAGGTCTATGTCAACCCGACCAACATCGGGATCTTGTCTGATACGATCATACGTTTCGTGGAAAAGTCCGGTGAGTCGGTTGTTATCATCGACGGGATAGAGTTCCTGATCGTGAACAACGACTTCGAGAAGGTGCTGAGGATGATGCACCACATCGTCGAAGCGGTCATGGAATACAAGTCCACCCTGATCATCTCCGTCGATCCACGCACCTTGAGCGTGAGGGAGATGGCCCTTCTTGAGCGCAACATGGAGATCATCGATACCACCGCCGAGGACCAAGCGAAACCTAAATAGGTAATCTACCATGCTTCGGGGTCAGTTCCTGACGAGGAGTAGGTCCCGATGTCCGATCATAAGATCACCAAGGTTTGGGCCAGAGAGGTCCTTGATTCCCGAGGCAATCCGACCGTTGAGGCTGAGGTTAGCACGCCGACCGTTACGGTCAGCGCCATAGCACCATCAGGTGCGTCGACCGGAACGCACGAGGCCGTGGAGTTCAGGGACGGCGGTCCCAGATATGGGGGCAAAGGCGTCCTCAAAGCGGTGGAAAACATCCGGAAGATCATTGCCCCGGTATTGGTCGGCATGGATGTCACCGACCTCAAGGCGATCGATCTGGCCATGATCGCTCTGGACGGCACGGAGAACAAATCCCGGCTAGGGGGCAATGCCACCACGGCGGTCTCGTTCGCCTGCGCCAGGACCGGGGCCATCGTGAAGGGAGTGCCGCTGCATGAGCACTTGGGTAAGGGAAGTCATGTGTTGCCGGTCCCGTCAATGAACGTGATCAACGGCGGCAAACATGCTGGCGGCAATCTTCGTCCCCAGGAATTCATGATATCGCCGGTTGGGGCCAAGACCTTCGCCGAATCGCTGCGCTATGGGGCCGAGGTCTACCAGGCACTCAAATCAGTGCTGAAGGATGCGTACGGTGTCGGCGCCATCAACGTTGGCGATGAGGGAGGTTTCGCTCCCCCGATGAACACCGTCAGGGAGGCGCTGGACACTCTCGTCAAGGCCATCGAGAAGGCCGATTATGTTCCGGGCAGGGATGTCTCCTTGGCCATGGACCCGGCGGCAAGCGAGTTCTTCGAGGATGGCGAATACGTGATAGACGGCGTCCGTCTGGACCCAGGTCAGATGGTCGGTTTCTACGAGGACCTCCTGAAGGACTATCCGATCGTTAGCCTGGAGGACCCTTTCGACGAGGAGGCCTTCGATACCTTCGCCCAGCTGACCAAGGACGTGGGGAAGAAGCTGCAGATCGTGGGCGACGACCTGTTCGTCACCAATGTGAGGATGCTGCGGAAAGCGGTGCCAATGGGGGCGGGTAACGCTCTCCTGCTCAAGGTC comes from the Methanomassiliicoccales archaeon genome and includes:
- a CDS encoding TIGR00269 family protein, with protein sequence MVRCSKCSAEAVTYIRYNGNSLCPLHFTEYVDRRIKKEIRSQLEIGRGKHIAVAISGGKDSSVTLHTMAKILGDRRDIRLSAFTVDEGIVSYRPATIRKVIELTDRLGIEHHMIRFQDEVGTTMDELAPISQDQSPCSYCGVFRRRCMNKAAKELGADIVATGHNLDDTAQSVLMNFMRGDVERLARLGPHLRVQPGLVPRIEPLRLIPEKESYLYALINGIEFSEDECPYAGGALRNDYRAMIDEMEHKHPGTKFSIVASYDAIRPMLKDRFPASALGLCRCGEPTCNERCMACEMVDRARKALENKSG
- a CDS encoding 50S ribosomal protein L40e, with the translated sequence MARFKEADARLLNKMVCMNCYARNAPRATRCRKCGYDHLRLKAKESRKA
- a CDS encoding replication factor C small subunit, yielding MNEIWIEKYRPKTLDDIVGQSQIVERLRSYARSGNLPHLMFAGPAGTGKTTSALALARELFKDSWRDNFVELNASDERGIDVVRGKIKDFARTAAIGGSSFKIIFLDEADALTSDAQAALRRTMEKYSANCRFVLSCNYSSKIIEPIQSRCAVFRFKPLKAEDVKEQLRHIAKAENVPITEEALDAVVHVGEGDMRKSINALQVAAAIGTEVTLEVVYQTTGNARPDEVLAMIETALSGDFVGARNKLDEILLTYGLSGEDIIKQIHRSFFDLSIPDYDKVMLIDKTGEIEFRIVEGSNERIQLESLLAHLVVAGDKLRGER
- the eno gene encoding phosphopyruvate hydratase, with protein sequence MSDHKITKVWAREVLDSRGNPTVEAEVSTPTVTVSAIAPSGASTGTHEAVEFRDGGPRYGGKGVLKAVENIRKIIAPVLVGMDVTDLKAIDLAMIALDGTENKSRLGGNATTAVSFACARTGAIVKGVPLHEHLGKGSHVLPVPSMNVINGGKHAGGNLRPQEFMISPVGAKTFAESLRYGAEVYQALKSVLKDAYGVGAINVGDEGGFAPPMNTVREALDTLVKAIEKADYVPGRDVSLAMDPAASEFFEDGEYVIDGVRLDPGQMVGFYEDLLKDYPIVSLEDPFDEEAFDTFAQLTKDVGKKLQIVGDDLFVTNVRMLRKAVPMGAGNALLLKVNQVGTITEALEASDFAFKNRYNVMVSHRSGESEDTTIADIAVAIGCGQIKTGAPCRAERTCKYNRLVRIEEALGQKAKFAGVQAFRSQ
- a CDS encoding DUF835 domain-containing protein, with the translated sequence MKKVLIVDDNPAIQEIVSELVSSAGYIPITATGGKDCLDKVASEQPDLVLLDINMPDMDGWTVLRKLKEVGATDKLKVMMLTATTEIGTDIFGLQDVVSGYIRKPFNNLELIERLKAVLETPSQIVIEPEVKKQSGLYKMFSKIIPTRTPPAGMEKAKRSAKQYELRKGFGYVVKESKPEKSFEIFVDQVTHNIQGLCVTRQHPTTIRTTWKIEKTPIIWLSNQLGKVYVNPTNIGILSDTIIRFVEKSGESVVIIDGIEFLIVNNDFEKVLRMMHHIVEAVMEYKSTLIISVDPRTLSVREMALLERNMEIIDTTAEDQAKPK